In Kordia antarctica, the following proteins share a genomic window:
- a CDS encoding Gfo/Idh/MocA family protein, which yields MLKAGVLGAGHLGKIHLRLLQQSSQYELIGFYDANPEYAQKIVKEFGYKYFDTIDALIDAVDVVDIVTPTLSHHECAKKAILKGKHVFIEKPITNTVAEAEELIKLVKKHKVKGQVGHVERFNPAFKAVKDQIISPMFIETHRLAEFNPRGTDVPVVLDLMIHDIDAILSVVKSKVVKINASGVSVISNSPDIANARLEFENGCVANLTSSRISMKNMRKSRFFQRDAYIAVDFLEKKVEVVKMKDAPKKVDEFALILQNAEGVKKQIYFENPEIDENNAILEELETFADAINNDTTPIVSLAQGTEALRIAIKIIEKFKK from the coding sequence ATGTTAAAAGCTGGAGTTTTAGGTGCAGGACACTTAGGCAAAATTCATCTTCGATTATTACAACAATCTTCTCAATACGAACTTATTGGTTTTTATGATGCAAATCCTGAATATGCTCAGAAAATAGTAAAGGAATTTGGATACAAATATTTTGATACGATTGATGCTTTGATTGATGCCGTTGATGTCGTTGATATTGTAACTCCAACGCTTTCACATCACGAATGTGCCAAAAAAGCGATTCTCAAAGGAAAGCATGTTTTCATTGAAAAACCAATTACCAACACGGTTGCAGAAGCTGAGGAATTGATTAAGTTGGTAAAAAAGCACAAAGTAAAAGGGCAAGTTGGACATGTAGAACGTTTCAATCCGGCATTCAAGGCAGTAAAAGACCAAATTATTTCGCCAATGTTTATTGAAACACATCGTTTGGCAGAATTTAATCCGCGCGGAACTGATGTTCCTGTAGTATTAGATTTAATGATTCATGATATTGACGCAATTTTAAGTGTTGTAAAATCTAAAGTGGTCAAAATTAACGCAAGTGGAGTTTCTGTCATTAGTAACTCGCCAGACATTGCCAATGCACGTTTGGAGTTTGAAAATGGTTGCGTTGCCAATCTGACGTCAAGTCGTATTTCCATGAAAAACATGCGTAAAAGTCGTTTCTTTCAGCGTGATGCATACATTGCTGTAGATTTTTTGGAAAAGAAAGTGGAAGTCGTAAAGATGAAAGATGCACCAAAAAAAGTAGATGAATTTGCATTAATTCTTCAAAATGCAGAAGGCGTAAAAAAGCAAATCTATTTTGAAAATCCTGAGATTGACGAAAACAACGCTATTTTGGAAGAATTGGAAACATTTGCAGACGCTATCAATAATGATACAACGCCAATTGTTTCGTTAGCACAAGGAACGGAAGCGTTACGCATTGCAATCAAAATTATTGAAAAATTTAAAAAATAA
- a CDS encoding 3-hydroxybutyryl-CoA dehydrogenase: MKNIAVIGAGTMGNGIAHTFAQFGFKVQLIDISQASLDKGIATITKNLDRMVTKERISEEDKQQTLNNITTFTSTKEGVATAGLVVEAATENVDLKLKIFRDLDALCPKNTILATNTSSISITQIAAVTSRPEMVIGMHFMNPVPIMKLVEIIRGYNTSDEVTNTIMELSKQLDKVPTEVNDYPGFVANRILMPMINESIETLYNGVAGVSEIDTVMKLGMAHPMGPLQLADFIGLDVCLSILNVMYEGFKNPKYAPCPLLVNMVNAGKLGVKSGEGFYDYSESRKAENVAKMFR; this comes from the coding sequence ATGAAAAATATAGCTGTTATCGGAGCAGGAACAATGGGCAACGGAATTGCACATACGTTTGCTCAATTTGGCTTTAAAGTTCAATTAATAGATATTTCTCAAGCTTCTTTAGACAAAGGAATTGCAACCATTACGAAAAACTTAGATCGTATGGTGACAAAAGAAAGGATCTCGGAAGAAGATAAACAACAAACATTAAATAATATTACAACATTTACGTCTACAAAAGAAGGTGTCGCAACTGCTGGTTTGGTAGTAGAAGCTGCGACAGAAAATGTAGATTTAAAATTAAAAATATTTAGAGATTTAGACGCGTTATGTCCAAAAAATACCATTTTGGCGACGAATACATCTTCCATCTCAATTACGCAAATTGCAGCTGTGACTTCGCGTCCTGAAATGGTAATCGGAATGCACTTTATGAATCCTGTACCAATTATGAAATTGGTCGAAATCATTCGTGGTTATAACACTTCTGACGAAGTTACCAACACGATTATGGAGCTTTCTAAGCAATTAGACAAAGTTCCAACGGAAGTAAATGATTATCCAGGATTTGTAGCAAACAGAATCTTAATGCCAATGATTAACGAATCTATTGAAACGTTGTATAATGGTGTTGCTGGCGTTTCCGAAATTGATACCGTTATGAAATTAGGAATGGCGCATCCAATGGGACCATTACAATTAGCCGATTTTATTGGTTTAGACGTTTGTTTATCTATCTTGAATGTAATGTATGAAGGATTCAAAAATCCAAAATACGCGCCATGTCCACTATTAGTAAACATGGTAAATGCTGGGAAATTGGGTGTAAAATCGGGCGAAGGATTTTATGACTATTCGGAAAGTAGAAAAGCAGAAAACGTAGCTAAAATGTTTCGTTAA